Proteins from a genomic interval of Gadus macrocephalus chromosome 2, ASM3116895v1:
- the shank1 gene encoding histone H3.v1, giving the protein MTMPFSPLSSDEEQQRMLGNSRHLYPGAEDEEEEEEEEVDEDERDEEGEDEENGELGLEQEDEEELEERGGGLSRGGRDQVLRQSGKMAARSAGGDRQVRARNPGHAPNPYSSNPAPAHQAAAAANQQQPQQQQRRLKERGPASAPSEDAHIAMMVFRIGIPDIKQTVSTPPTDVTPL; this is encoded by the coding sequence ATGACGATGCCGTTCAGCCCCCTCTCCAGCGACGAGGAGCAGCAAAGGATGCTGGGAAACAGCCGACATCTCTATCCAGGGgcggaagacgaggaggaggaggaggaggaggaggtggacgaggaCGAGCGCGACGAGGAGGGCGAGGATGAGGAGAACGGGGAGCTGGGGTTGGagcaggaggacgaggaggagctggaggagcggggggggggcctgtCGCGGGGGGGCCGCGACCAGGTGCTCCGACAGTCCGGGAAGATGGCCGCCCGGTCCGCCGGCGGCGACAGGCAGGTCCGCGCCCGgaaccccggccacgcccccaaCCCCTATTCGTCTAACCCCGCTCCCGCGCaccaggcggcggcggcggccaatcagcagcagcctcagcagcagcagcggcggctgAAGGAGCGAGGCCCCGCCTCCGCCCCGTCTGAGGACGCCCACATCGCCATGATGGTGTTCCGCATCGGCATCCCCGACATCAAGCAGACGGTCAGTACGCCTCCAACCGATGTTACTCCACTttaa